The sequence CAACCTCAAAGACAGTATGGATGCCGACATACTTGATGACATTGAAGAGAATGACCCGGATATGGTGGAAGAGATCAGAAAACGCATGTTCACCTTCGAAAACCTTACCGCTCTCGATGGCCGTTCATTGCAGATGATTCTCCGCGAAGTCAACAACGACTCTCTTACCATGGCCCTGAAAACTGCCTCCGACGAAATGCAGGAGAAGGTTTTTGCCAACATGTCAGCCCGTGCTGCTGACATGATTCGTGATGACCTTGAGGCGATGGGACCTGTTCGTCTCTCTGAGGTTGAAGCCATGCAACAGTCCATTGTAAAAATTGCAATGAAACTCGAAGAAGAAGGAAAGCTTGTCCTCGGATCAGGAGGCGGTGATGAGCTTGTCTAGGTTTTATAAAACCAATGACTCCTTTCAGGCAACCAACATCTTTGATGGGTATGCAGGGAAGAGTACCGTACCGATATGGGAGTCTATTGTAAAAAAAGAAACAGTTTCTGCAGATGATTCAGACCATACAGACAATGACATTTCAGATAGTGAAAAACTTGCTGAATCTGCTCCCAATGACACCCCCAATACGATCCATGCTGACGACAGTGAGACTCCGGTTACCGCAGATGATTCACCTTCGGTCCCTCCCCCGATCAGCGAACCGGTGCCTCCCAGCCCTTCCCCTGAACCAGCGGTTGATGTTGAAGAAATCCGCAAGAAAGCCTTTGCTGCTGGCCTTGAATCAGGCAGGAAACAGGCAGAGGAGGATTTTGAAAACAGTGCCAGGACACTTCTCTGTATCTGCAATGAACTTGATCGATTACGGGAAACAATCCTCAAAAACAGCTCAGGAGAGATGAAGAAACTGGTAATGGCCATCAGTGAAAAAATTATTCGCCACTCCGTTGCAGAACAAGAAGAAACCATCATTGCCACCATTAAAGATGCTATCAATCTTGCCGTAACATCGGATGCCTTCCAGGTTCAAATCAACCCTCAGGATCTTGCAGTAGTTGAGGCTCGAAAAAAGGAGATTATAGACTCGATAAGTGGGCTTGATAATATTGTGTTAAAAGCAGATGCAACTATTGAACGGGGCGGGTGTAAACTCGAATCAGACTGCTGTACCGTTGATGCCACGATGACCAGTCAGATCAAGGTAGTACACGACTCGGTAATGGCCGATACCAGTCTTACTGAACCTGCACTTTCTGATCAGCAGAATTCAAGCTCCTCTGGAAACACTGGTTAAGGCCACGTATGACACTTTTTTCAGGCTCCATTAATGACATTCATCCCATTCGGATATGGGGGAAAGTCACCCGCATAGTAGGTCTTATAATTGAGGGACATTGCCCCCACGCCTCTATCGGTTCACTGTGTGAGCTCACCCCCCTAAACAATGGTGCCCCTATTCTTGCCGAGATCGTCGGTTTTAAAGACTCAAGGGCGCTCCTTATGCCATTAGGAGAACTCCGAGGCCTTGGTCCCGGGAGTAAAATACGGGTAATAAAGGAAAGTGCCACCATCAAAGTGGGTCAGAATCTCCTCGGTCGAGTCATTGACGCAATGGAGCAACCCATTGATGGACAGCCGGCACCACTGCTCGAAGAAGAAAAACTTATTTATTCCCTGCCTCCAGGCCCCATGGAAAGAAAGAACATCAGTGAACCGCTGGATCTTGGCATCCGTGCTATCAATGGCCTTATCACCTGTGGTATGGGGCAGCGCATGGGAATTATGGCAGGATCGGGTGTGGGAAAAAGTGTACTCCTCGGTATGATGGCAAGATATGCCCGTGCCGATATCAATGTTATAGCACTCATTGGGGAAAGGGGCAGAGAGGTACGTGAATTTATCGAAAGAGACCTTGGTAAAGAAGGTTTAGCGCGTTCCGTCATAGTTGTAGTAACTTCAGACCAGTCTCCCTTGCTTCGAATGCGAGGGGCCTTTGTAGCCACCTCCATCGCAGAATATTTCTGCAACAAAGGAAAAAACGTCCTTCTGATGATGGATTCGGTAACCCGTTTTGCCATGGCAATGCGTGAAATCGGCCTCGCTGTTGGAGAACCGCCTACCACCAAAGGCTACACCCCCTCAGTATTTGCGACCCTTCCAAAGCTTCTTGAACGAGCAGGACGCTTTACCGGAAAAGGATCGATCACCGGTCTCTATACAGTTCTTGTTGATGGTGACGATATGACCGAACCTGTAGCCGATTCAGTACGCTCTATTCTCGATGGCCACATCGTTCTTTCACGATCCCTTGCTGCCAAAAATCATTACCCGGCCATTGATATCATGAACTCGGCCAGTAGAATCATGCGTGAAATCACCCATTCCCGTCATATAGAACTTGCTGGACGTGCCAGAAATGTACTGGCTACCTACAATGAAGCAGAAGACCTTATCAACATAGGTGCCTACGCCAAAGGTTCCAACCCGAAAATCGATTTTGCTGTAAGTAAGATAAACGCAATCAATACCTTTCTCCGTCAGGGCTACGACGAGACAACCCCCCTAAAAGAGACCATTGAATCCTTGGGTCTGCTCCTGAGCGAGAGGAAAGGTGACACAGACGAACGCCTGGACAGAAGAGAAAGTGATAAACAGAACACTTCACGATAAACACCTAATCAAGTA comes from Desulfocapsa sulfexigens DSM 10523 and encodes:
- a CDS encoding FliH/SctL family protein; amino-acid sequence: MSLSRFYKTNDSFQATNIFDGYAGKSTVPIWESIVKKETVSADDSDHTDNDISDSEKLAESAPNDTPNTIHADDSETPVTADDSPSVPPPISEPVPPSPSPEPAVDVEEIRKKAFAAGLESGRKQAEEDFENSARTLLCICNELDRLRETILKNSSGEMKKLVMAISEKIIRHSVAEQEETIIATIKDAINLAVTSDAFQVQINPQDLAVVEARKKEIIDSISGLDNIVLKADATIERGGCKLESDCCTVDATMTSQIKVVHDSVMADTSLTEPALSDQQNSSSSGNTG
- a CDS encoding FliI/YscN family ATPase codes for the protein MTLFSGSINDIHPIRIWGKVTRIVGLIIEGHCPHASIGSLCELTPLNNGAPILAEIVGFKDSRALLMPLGELRGLGPGSKIRVIKESATIKVGQNLLGRVIDAMEQPIDGQPAPLLEEEKLIYSLPPGPMERKNISEPLDLGIRAINGLITCGMGQRMGIMAGSGVGKSVLLGMMARYARADINVIALIGERGREVREFIERDLGKEGLARSVIVVVTSDQSPLLRMRGAFVATSIAEYFCNKGKNVLLMMDSVTRFAMAMREIGLAVGEPPTTKGYTPSVFATLPKLLERAGRFTGKGSITGLYTVLVDGDDMTEPVADSVRSILDGHIVLSRSLAAKNHYPAIDIMNSASRIMREITHSRHIELAGRARNVLATYNEAEDLINIGAYAKGSNPKIDFAVSKINAINTFLRQGYDETTPLKETIESLGLLLSERKGDTDERLDRRESDKQNTSR